One Mercurialis annua linkage group LG3, ddMerAnnu1.2, whole genome shotgun sequence DNA window includes the following coding sequences:
- the LOC126673031 gene encoding cytosolic sulfotransferase 15-like, translating into MAAAPQLSSSQNDQSESESNVETFDELIQTLPKEKGWWTDLHMYKGFWLISYADIKSLMFIKQHFKSQPEDIILASYMKCGTTWLKSLLFATINRDRFDFSTHPLLTSNPHQLFVILDVILKQDVDLPYTIDLEAMPSPRLFATHMAYSLLPNSITSSGTKFVYICRDPKDVLVSKWHFAQKIRPKEMPPLSFEEAFEMFCNGVSHYGPFWEQVLSYWKASLEAPEKILFLKYEDLKREPVPQVKKLAEFLGKPFSVEEESAVEEIVKLCSLKNMKNLEVNISERFNSRVKYSDFFRKGEVGDWRNHLTLEMAEKLDRITNEKLRGSGLTFAHAS; encoded by the coding sequence ATGGCAGCAGCTCCACAACTATCATCTTCACAAAATGATCAATCCGAATCCGAAAGCAACGTCGAGACCTTCGATGAATTGATTCAAACGCTTCCCAAGGAAAAAGGCTGGTGGACTGATCTTCACATGTACAAAGGCTTCTGGCTAATATCATATGCTGACATTAAATCTCTCATGTTCATCAAACAACATTTCAAGTCTCAGCCTGAAGATATCATATTAGCAAGCTATATGAAATGTGGTACTACCTGGCTTAAATCTTTACTTTTTGCTACTATAAACCGAGACCGTTTTGATTTTTCTACACACCCTTTGCTCACCTCAAACCCTCACCAACTTTTTGTAATCTTGGATGTAATCTTAAAACAAGACGTCGATTTACCCTATACTATTGATCTCGAAGCTATGCCCTCGCCACGCCTTTTCGCTACGCACATGGCATATAGTCTGCTGCCGAACTCTATAACTAGTTCGGGGACGAAATTTGTTTACATATGCCGCGACCCGAAAGATGTTTTAGTTTCGAAATGGCACTTTGCTCAAAAGATAAGGCCTAAAGAGATGCCACCTCTTTCATTTGAAGAAGCATTCGAGATGTTCTGTAACGGAGTTTCGCATTACGGGCCATTTTGGGAGCAGGTGTTAAGTTATTGGAAAGCTAGCTTGGAAGCACCTGAGAAGATATTGTTCTTGAAATATGAAGACCTAAAAAGAGAGCCTGTGCCTCAAGTTAAGAAATTGGCCGAGTTTTTGGGGAAACCCTTCTCGGTGGAAGAGGAGAGTGCTGTGGAGGAAATTGTGAAGCTGTGTAGTTTGAAGAATATGAAAAATTTGGAGGTGAACATAAGTGAAAGGTTCAATTCGAGGGTTAAATAttctgatttttttaggaaaggTGAAGTTGGAGATTGGCGAAATCATCTGACACTGGAAATGGCTGAGAAACTTGATCGTATTACGAACGAGAAGCTACGTGGTTCGGGATTAACCTTTGCTCATGCATCTTAA
- the LOC126673033 gene encoding cytosolic sulfotransferase 12-like has translation MAAAQPSSSKQNDRSSTSYLEAYDELIRTLPMEKGWWTDLHRYKGFWLTSFAAIKGIMFMEQHFKSQPEDIILAGYMKCGTTWLKSLLFATINRHRFEFSTHPLLTSNPQQLFVILDIIFKQDDELPYANNFEAMPSPRLFATHIPYSLLPETVTRSGCKFVYICRDPKDVLVSKWHFAQKLRLKGIPPLSLDEAFEMFCNGVSHYGPFWEHVLEYWKASLEAPNKVLFLRYEDLKREPVAQVKRLAEFLGKPFSVEEESVVDEIVKLCSLNNLRNLEVNKSKRFNSVVKYSDFFRRGEVGDWRNHMTLEMAEKLDRITNEKLHGSGLTSLAHAS, from the coding sequence ATGGCAGCAGCTCAACCATCATCATCTAAACAAAATGATCGGTCTTCGACGAGCTACCTCGAGGCCTACGACGAATTGATTCGAACCCTTCCCATGGAAAAAGGCTGGTGGACCGATCTTCACCGCTATAAAGGCTTCTGGCTAACATCTTTTGCTGCCATTAAAGGGATCATGTTCATGGAACAACACTTCAAGTCTCAGCCTGAAGATATCATATTAGCAGGCTACATGAAATGTGGTACTACCTGGCTTAAATCTTTACTTTTCGCTACCATAAATCGACACCGTTTTGAGTTTTCCACACACCCTCTGCTCACCTCAAACCCTCAACAACTTTTTGTAATCTTGGATATAATCTTTAAGCAAGACGATGAGTTACCATATGCAAACAATTTCGAGGCTATGCCATCGCCTCGCCTTTTCGCTACGCACATCCCTTATAGTCTTCTCCCAGAGACTGTAACTCGTTCGGGCTGCAAATTTGTTTACATATGCCGCGACCCGAAAGATGTTTTAGTTTCGAAATGGCACTTTGCTCAAAAGCTAAGGCTTAAAGGAATACCACCTCTTTCATTAGACGAAGCTTTTGAGATGTTCTGTAATGGAGTCTCCCATTACGGACCGTTCTGGGAGCATGTGTTAGAGTATTGGAAAGCTAGCTTAGAAGCGCCGAATAAGGTATTGTTCTTGAGATACGAGGATCTAAAACGAGAGCCGGTGGCTCAGGTTAAGAGATTGGCTGAGTTTTTGGGGAAACCCTTTTCAGTGGAAGAGGAGAGTGTTGTGGATGAAATTGTGAAGCTGTGCAGTTTGAACAATCTGAGAAATTTGGAGGTGAATAAAAGTAAAAGGTTCAATTCCGTGGTTAAATATTCGGATTTCTTTAGGAGAGGTGAAGTTGGAGATTGGAGAAATCATATGACACTGGAAATGGCTGAAAAACTTGATCGTATCACGAACGAGAAGCTACATGGCTCGGGGTTAACCAGCTTGGCTCATGCCTCTTAA
- the LOC126673034 gene encoding cytosolic sulfotransferase 12-like codes for MAESLLPSEQNVRSTKPEISLEAYDEVIRTLPKEKGWWSDLREYKGFWLTSPLAINALMFIEKHVKFEPEDIILASYPKCGTTWLKSLLFSTINRHRFGSSGTNNPLLTSNPHQLFISLELIMKQDHETTPSPRLFSTHMAYSLLPDSMTSSGCKFVYICRDPKDAFVSKWHFAQKIRPKEMSPLSFEEAFEMFCNGVSHYGPFWEHVLEYWKVSLEEPNKVLFLKYEDLKREPVVQVKRLAEFLGKPFAVEEQSVVEEIVKLCSLKNLSNLEVNKSNNFIHSVAKFSDFFRKGEVGDWINHLTPEMAKKLDSITNEKLHGSGLTLAATSP; via the coding sequence ATGGCAGAATCTCTCCTTCCATCTGAACaaaatgttcgatccaccaaaCCCGAAATCTCGTTGGAGGCATATGATGAAGTGATTCGAACCCTTCCGAAGGAAAAAGGTTGGTGGAGTGATCTCCGAGAGTATAAAGGCTTCTGGCTAACATCTCCTCTTGCCATTAATGCTCTCATGTTCATTGAAAAACATGTCAAGTTTGAGCCTGAAGATATCATATTAGCAAGCTACCCGAAATGCGGTACTACCTGGCTTAAGTCTTTGCTTTTTTCTACCATTAATCGACACCGTTTTGGTTCTTCTGGTACCAACAACCCTTTGCTCACCTCTAACCCTCACCAACTTTTTATTAGCTTGGAGTTGATTATGAAACAAGACCACGAGACTACGCCCTCGCCTCGCCTTTTCTCTACACACATGGCTTACAGTTTGCTGCCAGATTCTATGACTAGTTCCGGCTGCAAATTTGTTTACATATGCCGCGATCCAAAAGATgcttttgtttcaaaatggCACTTTGCTCAAAAGATAAGGCCTAAAGAGATGTCACCTCTTTCATTTGAGGAAGCATTTGAGATGTTCTGTAATGGAGTCTCTCACTATGGACCTTTTTGGGAGCATGTGTTAGAATATTGGAAGGTTAGCTTAGAAGAACCCAATAAGGTATTGTTCTTGAAATATGAGGATCTAAAAAGAGAGCCTGTGGTTCAAGTGAAGAGACTGGCCGAGTTTTTGGGCAAACCCTTCGCGGTGGAAGAACAGAGTGTTGTGGAAGAAATTGTAAAGCTGTGTAGTTTGAAGAATCTGAGCAATTTGGAGGTGAACAAAAGTAACAACTTCATTCATTCCGTGGCTAAATTTTCCGATTTCTTTAGGAAAGGTGAAGTTGGAGACTGGATTAATCATCTCACACCTGAAATGGCAAAGAAACTTGATAGCATTACAAATGAGAAGCTACATGGCTCTGGGTTAACTCTTGCTGCTACATCTCCAtag
- the LOC126673035 gene encoding zinc finger CCCH domain-containing protein 15 isoform X1, translated as MQTGVANDGRTASGYAVYSQKPSPHVKDSRNVMQYQDLINRNALCLTRLREAAKEVESLRLENASLRSINSELNNHLKYLIQAASVQEQFLPRDYSCNTMPFETMSNFYNFCNIGGGNDVGEGEEEICEEEDDESPTSVIEVKNADTMSSERISLPKSISVRSNGYLKSSQASGSKMTRPKPLSQLEEALMQQKVYVRGGKKEEEPVELEVYNQGMFKTELCNKWQETGACPYSDNCQFAHGIEELRPVIRHPRYKTEVCRMVLSGDVCPYGHRCHFRHVLTEQERLMGQLSNRRSIKLRR; from the exons ATGCAAACCGGCGTAGCTAACGACGGTCGAACAGCTTCTGGTTACGCTGTTTACTCTCAGAAACCGTCACCACACGTGAAGGACTCTCGAAACGTAATGCAATATCAGGACCTGATAAACCGTAATGCGCTTTGCCTCACGCGCCTCCGTGAAGCAGCCAAGGAAGTTGAATCCTTACGCCTAGAGAATGCTTCGCTCCGTTCGATTAACAGTGAACTCAACAACCACTTGAAATACCTCATTCAAGCCGCCTCTGTGCAAGAACAATTCCTTCCTCGGGACTATAGCTGTAATACGATGCCGTTTGAGACGATGAGTAATTTCTACAATTTTTGCAATATCGGTGGCGGAAACGACGTCGGAGAAGGTGAAGAAGAAATATGCGAAGAGGAAGATGACGAGAGTCCTACGAGTGTGATTGAGGTGAAGAATGCTGATACGATGTCGTCCGAGAGGATTTCATTGCCGAAGAGTATTTCTGTGAGGTCTAATGGTTACTTGAAATCGAGTCAAGCTAGTGGAAGCAAGATGACTCGTCCTAAACCTCTGAGTCAACTCGAGGAAGCG TTAATGCAGCAGAAGGTATATGTGCGTGGAGGGAAAAAGGAAGAGGAGCCAGTAGAGCTAGAGGTGTACAATCAAGGAATGTTCAAGACCGAGCTGTGCAACAAATGGCAAGAGACTGGAGCATGTCCGTATAGCGATAACTGCCAATTTGCTCATGGAATTGAGGAGCTTCGTCCAGTTATACGTCATCCTCGCTACAAGACTGAAGTCTGTCGAATGGTACTCTCCGGTGATGTCTGTCCTTATGGCCATCGCTGCCACTTCCGTCATGTCCTTACTGAACAGGAAAGGCTCATGGGTCAACTCAGTAACCGCAGATCAATCAAGCTCCGGaggtaa
- the LOC126673035 gene encoding zinc finger CCCH domain-containing protein 15 isoform X2, translating to MQTGVANDGRTASGYAVYSQKPSPHVKDSRNVMQYQDLINRNALCLTRLREAAKEVESLRLENASLRSINSELNNHLKYLIQAASVQEQFLPRDYSCNTMPFETMSNFYNFCNIGGGNDVGEGEEEICEEEDDESPTSVIEVKNADTMSSERISLPKSISVRSNGYLKSSQASGSKMTRPKPLSQLEEAQKVYVRGGKKEEEPVELEVYNQGMFKTELCNKWQETGACPYSDNCQFAHGIEELRPVIRHPRYKTEVCRMVLSGDVCPYGHRCHFRHVLTEQERLMGQLSNRRSIKLRR from the exons ATGCAAACCGGCGTAGCTAACGACGGTCGAACAGCTTCTGGTTACGCTGTTTACTCTCAGAAACCGTCACCACACGTGAAGGACTCTCGAAACGTAATGCAATATCAGGACCTGATAAACCGTAATGCGCTTTGCCTCACGCGCCTCCGTGAAGCAGCCAAGGAAGTTGAATCCTTACGCCTAGAGAATGCTTCGCTCCGTTCGATTAACAGTGAACTCAACAACCACTTGAAATACCTCATTCAAGCCGCCTCTGTGCAAGAACAATTCCTTCCTCGGGACTATAGCTGTAATACGATGCCGTTTGAGACGATGAGTAATTTCTACAATTTTTGCAATATCGGTGGCGGAAACGACGTCGGAGAAGGTGAAGAAGAAATATGCGAAGAGGAAGATGACGAGAGTCCTACGAGTGTGATTGAGGTGAAGAATGCTGATACGATGTCGTCCGAGAGGATTTCATTGCCGAAGAGTATTTCTGTGAGGTCTAATGGTTACTTGAAATCGAGTCAAGCTAGTGGAAGCAAGATGACTCGTCCTAAACCTCTGAGTCAACTCGAGGAAGCG CAGAAGGTATATGTGCGTGGAGGGAAAAAGGAAGAGGAGCCAGTAGAGCTAGAGGTGTACAATCAAGGAATGTTCAAGACCGAGCTGTGCAACAAATGGCAAGAGACTGGAGCATGTCCGTATAGCGATAACTGCCAATTTGCTCATGGAATTGAGGAGCTTCGTCCAGTTATACGTCATCCTCGCTACAAGACTGAAGTCTGTCGAATGGTACTCTCCGGTGATGTCTGTCCTTATGGCCATCGCTGCCACTTCCGTCATGTCCTTACTGAACAGGAAAGGCTCATGGGTCAACTCAGTAACCGCAGATCAATCAAGCTCCGGaggtaa